From Chiloscyllium punctatum isolate Juve2018m chromosome 36, sChiPun1.3, whole genome shotgun sequence, the proteins below share one genomic window:
- the LOC140460777 gene encoding uncharacterized protein, which translates to MEKPEESRPVGKPWKCGDCGKGFHFPSALETHRRSHTGERPFPCTDCGKAFRHSSHLLAHQRDHTGERPFSCPDCGKAFMFFSALLAHRRIHMGERPFSCSECGKAFNYSSDLLRHQRVHSGERPFSCPECGKAFSNYSNLQTHQRVHTGERPFSCPECGKAFTQVSTLLRHQRIHTGERPFTCSQCGKGFTRSFHLQKHQRVHVPSQGD; encoded by the coding sequence atggagaaacccgaggaatcccgccccgtggggaaaccgtggaagtgtggtgactgtgggaaaggctttcatttcccgtctgccctggagactcatcggcgcagtcacaccggggagaggccattcccctgcaccgactgcgggaaggccttcagacattcctcccacctgctggcccaccagcgGGACCACAcgggggaaaggcccttcagctgtcccgattgtgggaaggccttcatgTTTTTCTCTGCCCTGTTGGCCCACCGGCGaatccacatgggggagaggccgttcagctgctctgagtgtgggaaggccttcaactattcctccgacctgctgaggcaccaacgGGTTCActcaggggagaggcccttcagctgccccgagtgcgggaaggccttcagcaattactccaacctccagacccaccagcgagtgcacacgggggagaggcccttcagctgccccgagtgtgggaaggcctttacccaggtctccaccctgctgagacaccagcggatccacacgggggagaggccgttcacctgctctcagtgcgggaagggcttcacccgctCCTTCCATCTGCagaagcaccagcgagttcacgtgccatcgcagggggattga